Proteins encoded within one genomic window of Bacteroidetes bacterium SB0662_bin_6:
- a CDS encoding transmembrane Mn(2+) transporter has translation MKELRPDKSSDVRWAPKTLRSRLLFVGPGLVIAAGVVGSGELVGTTKVGALAGYMLLWLIIIGCLVKTPIQVELARYAISTGQGTMALLAGLRGPRIMRLNLVMWFWLIMMVAVIIQLGGIVHGVGQSAAIALPLTGDYNELLAAQDSWDAAAVQSGMDSMLESRPTGFTWDDVIWATLATALTMLLLVRGRYRLIERMAMILVGLFTLATLFCLAALQLQTEWAISWADIGSGLSFRIPPVVEGLTRSPVAAVLATFGIIGMAATDLIAYPYFCVEKGYAKWTGKRDDSDVWAKRARGWLNVVRLDAFAAAAAFTIGTVAFYLLGASVLHPQGLDPVGEQMIPTLAKTYQPVYGTLGVWLFLMGAIAVLYSTLFVSPAGHARVCADALRVAGVGAKTDETKDWWVRQFSWLFPLIGLVSMLIIRRPVFLILAAGIFQSMMLPIVAVVAVAFRHRTCDKRILPGRAWDVFLVTCVLILVVMGVWAVGDRILDVF, from the coding sequence ATGAAAGAGCTAAGGCCCGATAAATCTTCAGACGTTCGTTGGGCTCCCAAAACATTGCGGTCGCGACTGCTATTTGTCGGACCGGGGCTCGTGATTGCAGCAGGTGTGGTGGGGTCGGGCGAGCTTGTCGGTACGACCAAGGTAGGTGCGTTGGCTGGCTACATGCTGTTGTGGCTGATTATCATCGGCTGTCTGGTAAAGACGCCGATTCAGGTCGAGCTGGCACGCTATGCAATTTCGACCGGGCAGGGAACCATGGCCCTCCTGGCCGGCTTGCGCGGACCACGCATCATGAGATTGAATCTGGTTATGTGGTTCTGGCTGATAATGATGGTGGCGGTCATTATCCAGTTGGGCGGCATTGTCCATGGTGTCGGGCAGAGTGCCGCAATAGCACTGCCACTCACGGGAGACTACAATGAACTGCTGGCAGCCCAGGATAGCTGGGACGCTGCAGCAGTTCAATCCGGGATGGATAGTATGCTTGAGTCGCGCCCGACAGGATTTACCTGGGACGATGTGATTTGGGCTACCCTGGCAACGGCGCTAACGATGCTCCTGCTTGTGCGTGGACGCTACCGTCTGATCGAGCGCATGGCCATGATCCTGGTTGGTTTGTTCACGCTAGCAACCCTGTTCTGTCTGGCAGCACTTCAGTTACAGACCGAATGGGCAATATCCTGGGCTGACATCGGATCGGGACTGAGTTTCCGTATCCCACCGGTGGTTGAGGGGCTTACCAGATCTCCGGTTGCGGCCGTTCTGGCAACATTTGGCATCATAGGTATGGCGGCAACCGACCTGATCGCATATCCATACTTCTGCGTTGAAAAAGGATACGCGAAATGGACCGGAAAGCGTGACGATTCGGATGTCTGGGCCAAGCGTGCGCGTGGCTGGCTGAATGTTGTGCGTCTGGATGCGTTCGCCGCTGCTGCAGCTTTCACCATCGGCACGGTTGCATTCTATCTGCTCGGGGCCTCAGTGCTTCACCCGCAAGGACTCGATCCAGTGGGCGAGCAAATGATCCCGACTCTGGCAAAGACCTATCAGCCGGTATACGGCACGTTAGGGGTTTGGCTGTTTCTAATGGGTGCGATAGCAGTGCTATACAGCACCTTATTTGTCTCTCCAGCCGGACATGCTCGCGTTTGCGCGGATGCCTTGCGCGTTGCGGGCGTGGGTGCGAAAACCGACGAGACCAAAGATTGGTGGGTGCGCCAGTTCAGTTGGCTTTTCCCGTTAATTGGTTTGGTGTCCATGCTGATCATTCGCAGACCGGTCTTTCTGATCCTGGCGGCCGGGATTTTTCAGAGCATGATGCTTCCGATCGTGGCCGTTGTCGCTGTTGCCTTTCGCCATCGCACCTGCGACAAGCGGATCCTGCCGGGGCGGGCCTGGGATGTTTTTTTAGTGACATGCGTTCTGATTCTGGTTGTCATGGGCGTCTGGGCGGTCGGGGATCGCATCCTGGATGTCTTTTGA
- a CDS encoding PorV/PorQ family protein: protein MKNPMAHVLLLLLVFGSTQTADGQSRKGTAAATFLTLGVGARATAVGHAFTAVATGADGLFWNPAGIARPHPSSGQRGSAMFSNHRWFVDVNFAGLGAVVPVTGSGAVGLSVVKLDYGDQLVRTVDMPEGTGETFSSMDISIGLSYAQQLTDYFYLGGSAKGVRQNIRDMKASAVAFDIGFVLETNYLNGIQLGASIQNFGGKMQMDGINSEEYIDIDPTTNFNQDAVPARIKMDAWSLPLTFKFGVMIPAVRAGQYKVSLMAESHQTNDNDLNADVGGIASYELKTILLEARMGYKDLGLTDVDSHLTYGAGLDIRLRGLRVAFDFAYVPFDRLGDVRMIDFRLHF from the coding sequence ATGAAAAACCCAATGGCACACGTGCTTCTTCTCCTGCTGGTCTTCGGAAGCACACAGACCGCTGATGGACAGAGTCGCAAGGGCACGGCGGCCGCGACGTTTCTGACCCTTGGTGTGGGAGCACGTGCCACCGCCGTAGGTCATGCCTTCACTGCGGTGGCTACCGGGGCGGACGGACTGTTTTGGAATCCGGCGGGTATTGCACGACCCCACCCGTCCTCTGGACAGCGCGGATCGGCGATGTTCTCGAATCACAGGTGGTTTGTTGACGTCAATTTCGCCGGTCTGGGCGCTGTGGTCCCCGTCACCGGATCCGGAGCCGTGGGCCTGAGCGTGGTTAAACTCGACTATGGGGATCAGCTGGTTCGAACGGTCGATATGCCGGAAGGGACCGGTGAAACGTTCTCTTCGATGGATATCTCGATAGGGCTAAGCTATGCGCAGCAACTCACCGACTATTTCTACCTCGGTGGTTCGGCAAAAGGGGTGAGACAGAACATTCGCGATATGAAAGCGTCCGCCGTCGCGTTCGACATAGGATTCGTTCTCGAAACCAATTATCTGAACGGAATCCAGTTAGGCGCCTCCATTCAGAATTTCGGAGGGAAGATGCAGATGGACGGTATTAATTCCGAGGAGTACATCGATATCGATCCCACTACAAACTTCAACCAGGATGCTGTACCAGCCCGCATAAAAATGGACGCATGGAGTCTCCCGCTGACCTTCAAGTTTGGCGTCATGATTCCGGCAGTGCGGGCGGGCCAGTACAAGGTCTCTCTGATGGCAGAGTCGCACCAGACCAATGACAACGATCTCAATGCCGACGTCGGAGGCATTGCAAGTTATGAACTAAAAACGATCTTGCTCGAGGCCCGTATGGGTTACAAGGATCTCGGATTGACCGACGTCGATAGCCATCTGACCTACGGTGCCGGGCTCGACATTCGCTTGAGAGGTCTCCGGGTCGCCTTCGACTTTGCGTATGTACCCTTCGACCGACTTGGGGACGTTCGAATGATCGACTTCCGCTTACACTTCTAG
- a CDS encoding NAD(P)-dependent oxidoreductase gives MKTVGIVGLGDMGLAMAKNLVKAGFDTSGFDLRDQRKTMLVEAGGNAAESVADIGATTDVVFVMVMNGSQVQDVVLGEQGLLASMDPGKTVIVSATIQPAEIQALIAPLESKGIHLIDSPVSGGRFGAEAGTLAMMAAAKKAVFGAQQDVLQAVGEHIFHVGEEIGGGQMVKATLQGLIGCTFTALFESLVLGAKAGVDGKTMYEVFTASAVRSPLIDDCMKRIMDRTFKDTGSQITTVYKDLGITMAMAREQGVAMFTTSTAHELFQSGISLFPEEDNWSVVKVLEQLAGVEVHW, from the coding sequence ATGAAGACAGTAGGTATCGTTGGACTCGGTGATATGGGACTCGCGATGGCCAAGAACCTGGTCAAGGCGGGCTTTGACACGAGTGGTTTCGATCTTCGCGACCAACGCAAGACGATGTTGGTGGAGGCCGGCGGTAATGCGGCCGAAAGTGTGGCCGACATCGGGGCGACGACGGATGTTGTGTTTGTGATGGTCATGAACGGTTCTCAGGTGCAAGACGTGGTGCTTGGCGAGCAGGGATTGCTGGCGAGTATGGATCCAGGGAAGACCGTTATCGTGTCGGCGACCATCCAGCCAGCTGAAATCCAGGCGTTGATCGCCCCCCTGGAGTCGAAAGGCATCCATCTGATCGATTCCCCTGTTAGTGGGGGGCGGTTTGGGGCCGAGGCAGGCACGCTAGCCATGATGGCAGCAGCGAAGAAAGCAGTTTTCGGAGCCCAGCAAGATGTCTTGCAGGCAGTCGGCGAGCATATCTTTCACGTGGGTGAGGAGATTGGCGGAGGGCAGATGGTCAAGGCAACGCTTCAGGGATTGATCGGCTGCACGTTCACGGCGCTCTTCGAATCGCTGGTGTTGGGGGCCAAGGCCGGCGTCGACGGGAAGACGATGTATGAAGTGTTTACGGCCAGCGCCGTGCGCAGCCCTCTGATCGACGATTGCATGAAGCGCATCATGGACCGCACCTTCAAGGATACCGGCAGCCAGATCACAACGGTGTATAAGGACTTGGGCATCACGATGGCGATGGCCAGGGAGCAAGGGGTGGCGATGTTCACCACGAGCACTGCACACGAACTATTTCAGTCGGGCATTTCGTTGTTTCCAGAGGAAGACAACTGGTCGGTTGTGAAGGTGCTTGAGCAACTTGCCGGCGTGGAAGTGCACTGGTAG
- a CDS encoding TonB-dependent receptor produces MKTRYRVQLLCRSLLIAVVSLGLTAEAIAGETGKIAGTVVDDEGSPLPGVQVIVEGTSPLRGAVTDEDGFYQIIKLDPDRYTVSFRFIGFSETRVENVQVRVDQTTRIDVTMRIALIEGEEVVIIAERPIVEMGRTTTTSVVDEQQLEALPLAGLEDAINLQAGVVDGHFRGGRAAEVSYLVNGVPITNVFSNTAAFEVQENAVANLEVISGVFNAEYGQALSGVVNIVTKTAPRNWSASVQADVGTYLSSREVPYLNRIANDQDTYSVADFETVTVPYTEAANLPNWRNYQFDIGGPLMRDRLGFRLTGRYRKQSSHVIGRDWFSPSDSSAIDVSFPADEWVIESSGTGDFVASESERLFANPNLIWQVSQNVKLDYNAFLSLGEARDIDHGDKYVPTGQNKSYELNQTHILTARILHSNTAFSSFSYSFLHDKSDRYLYEIPDDFESTGILDQRYVSPEHNQLVGQNAFSVGGNDLSTWDALTASHTFRADYTNQLTRVHQMKVGFQGRFHRLDNRLYGIEISSRTKWQPIVSPNKFNDERLRATPTELSGYVQDKMEFENLIINAGLRADYFDADYVQPIDWSQAPSEMIADLSTPEPGDSTSNRVNTEPRFQLSPRLGVAFPISATGVVRFSAGLFFQIPAMSLLYTNPEFEVDPTAGSNTYGNPGINPERTLAFEVGLQQALTSDLGVELTIFSKDIRNLTGQEFTTDRKYVTPAIHWTNIDYGTIFGLTLSVFQRRRGGVAWDIDYTLQFADGTASDPDQAYGRFLSGLDPIRRMYRLDWDRRHVLNLQLTYNPSDRFSVSLINRLRAGAPYTSARDFVRSFVENNVNRPAQIISDVRMYWAPGFLPSNFQFFVQVENLFDQEIIDFVYADTGSPTTSYNRLLFERSGSEIGGVNTLEDWFYNAAFYGPPRQVRFGVRTRL; encoded by the coding sequence GCGGTGCCGTCACGGATGAGGATGGCTTCTACCAGATAATCAAACTTGATCCCGATAGGTATACCGTGTCATTCAGGTTTATCGGGTTTTCTGAAACCAGGGTCGAAAACGTGCAGGTCAGGGTCGATCAGACCACTCGAATTGACGTTACAATGCGCATTGCCTTGATAGAGGGCGAGGAGGTCGTGATCATAGCGGAACGGCCTATTGTCGAAATGGGCCGTACAACCACCACGTCGGTTGTCGATGAACAGCAACTTGAAGCCCTCCCTTTGGCAGGTCTCGAAGACGCAATCAACCTTCAGGCAGGCGTCGTCGACGGCCATTTCCGCGGTGGCAGGGCCGCGGAAGTCTCCTACCTTGTCAACGGTGTTCCGATCACTAACGTCTTCTCGAATACTGCAGCTTTCGAGGTCCAGGAGAATGCGGTGGCAAATCTTGAGGTCATCAGCGGGGTTTTTAACGCCGAATACGGTCAGGCCTTGTCAGGTGTCGTCAACATAGTTACAAAAACTGCGCCGCGAAATTGGAGTGCGTCTGTGCAAGCTGACGTTGGAACCTACCTGAGCAGCCGGGAGGTGCCGTACCTGAATCGAATAGCAAATGATCAGGATACGTACTCGGTCGCCGATTTTGAAACCGTTACGGTTCCGTATACCGAGGCGGCAAATCTACCAAACTGGCGGAACTACCAGTTCGACATTGGTGGACCACTTATGCGGGATCGCTTGGGATTTCGCCTGACGGGAAGGTACCGAAAGCAGTCGTCGCACGTGATTGGACGCGACTGGTTCTCACCGAGTGACTCCTCGGCAATAGATGTCTCATTTCCTGCCGACGAATGGGTCATCGAATCCTCCGGAACGGGCGACTTCGTTGCGTCGGAAAGTGAGCGGCTCTTTGCCAACCCCAATCTGATCTGGCAGGTATCTCAAAACGTCAAACTCGACTATAACGCCTTTTTGTCGCTGGGTGAGGCCCGCGATATCGACCACGGCGACAAGTACGTACCAACGGGGCAAAACAAGTCGTATGAACTGAATCAGACACACATCCTGACGGCTCGGATTTTACACTCTAATACCGCCTTTTCTTCATTTTCGTATAGCTTTCTACATGATAAGTCCGACAGGTACCTGTATGAGATTCCTGACGACTTTGAGTCCACCGGCATACTCGACCAGCGATACGTATCGCCTGAGCATAATCAACTTGTCGGTCAGAATGCCTTTTCAGTCGGAGGTAACGACCTCTCTACATGGGATGCACTTACCGCTTCTCACACGTTCCGAGCGGACTATACGAATCAGTTGACGAGAGTCCACCAGATGAAGGTTGGCTTTCAGGGCCGATTCCATCGTTTGGACAACCGCCTTTATGGCATTGAAATTTCCTCTCGCACGAAGTGGCAGCCGATAGTGTCACCCAACAAGTTCAACGATGAGCGGCTACGTGCGACGCCAACGGAGTTGTCAGGCTACGTCCAGGACAAGATGGAATTCGAAAACCTCATAATCAATGCCGGTTTGAGAGCAGACTATTTTGATGCCGACTACGTTCAACCGATCGACTGGAGTCAAGCCCCGAGTGAGATGATCGCCGACCTTTCGACTCCCGAACCCGGCGATTCGACGTCGAACAGGGTAAACACTGAACCCCGATTCCAGTTGAGTCCTCGATTAGGTGTTGCGTTCCCCATATCCGCGACGGGTGTCGTGAGATTCTCGGCAGGTCTCTTTTTCCAGATACCGGCAATGAGCCTCCTTTATACAAATCCCGAGTTTGAGGTCGATCCGACGGCCGGGTCGAACACGTATGGTAACCCGGGCATCAATCCTGAAAGGACGCTCGCATTTGAGGTCGGCCTGCAGCAGGCCTTGACCAGTGACCTGGGCGTCGAGTTGACCATTTTCTCAAAGGACATACGAAACCTGACCGGACAGGAATTCACGACGGATCGCAAGTATGTCACACCCGCCATTCACTGGACTAACATCGACTACGGAACCATTTTCGGCCTGACACTCTCGGTCTTCCAACGGCGGAGAGGTGGTGTCGCCTGGGATATCGACTACACACTTCAGTTCGCTGACGGCACAGCTTCAGATCCGGACCAGGCATATGGCCGGTTCCTCTCCGGCCTCGATCCCATCCGGCGCATGTACAGACTCGATTGGGACCGGAGGCACGTTCTGAACCTCCAGTTGACCTACAATCCGTCCGACCGGTTCTCTGTATCCCTGATCAACCGGCTTCGGGCAGGAGCACCGTACACGTCCGCACGAGATTTTGTGAGATCCTTCGTAGAGAATAACGTGAATCGCCCGGCCCAGATCATCAGTGACGTACGGATGTATTGGGCTCCCGGCTTTCTGCCCAGCAACTTCCAGTTCTTCGTTCAAGTCGAAAACTTGTTCGATCAGGAAATCATCGATTTTGTCTATGCGGATACGGGTTCGCCGACCACATCCTACAACCGCCTTCTGTTTGAGCGGAGCGGCAGTGAAATTGGGGGCGTGAATACGCTTGAAGACTGGTTCTACAACGCTGCGTTCTATGGCCCACCTCGCCAAGTCAGGTTCGGCGTCCGCACGAGGCTTTAG